Below is a genomic region from Miscanthus floridulus cultivar M001 chromosome 1, ASM1932011v1, whole genome shotgun sequence.
gactattcatcccctctagtccgccatctcgccCCTACAACAACTCAATGGATACCCAATGGCCTCCCCCATGTGCAATTGGGTTTTTGTGTGGCCCCTATACCACTCCCTGTTGTCCTTCATTATGGAGAACTTCAGCTAAACTATCGAGGGTCTCTCATCCCTCATACAACATCAGCGACCACAACACAAACACTATTGCTGTGATCTTGCAAGATTACAAGTCACAAGTGTACTACGCTTGATGTGTGCAAGCACCATAGCTTGGAAGtgtacaaacctcactaaacattaAGCTTAACCGAGAGCACACACTAAAAGGCCCATAAGCACTAATCGCCTAATCTTCTCTTCAATGCATATAGTGGCTGGAGCACAAATTAATGAGCCTCAAGTCCCAATCTCCAACACAGTCCAAATGGTCGGGTATGGGGGCATATAGCTGCAATCAACTCAACTTTCATTGCAAACTTGGTCTGCAAAAGCAGTGAGCACCAGGTACCTCCAGTGATCACATCAGAGAAATCTAGTGCCCTACCACGTTGACTAGCCATAACCGACTGTTGGAGGTCTTTTCAATTATCTAGTGGTTTCTCTGGTGCACCATCAGACAAATTGGATGCTTTATTTAGGGTTATCCTCGCTTTTTGGAACACACCCTTATTCTCCAATGCATTATACGTTGTGTGTACCGGAGAGCTCCACTACTCTATGCTGCTCCATCGTGCCTCTAAAAGTGCCTCTGGGCTGTAACTCCAGTAACCCCACCGGATAGCTCCGATGCCCTCTGAGAGTGTTTTTTCACATCCATATGTCCATGCTTCGCTTGATTGGTGTATTGAGATTCTTGCTGGTCTTCTAGGGTTTTGATTTCTGCTCTTTGATCTTTAAGGTGTTGATTCCTCAATATTCACTTCATTGTAGCCCAGCTCAAGTCCATCTTTGCATCCTTAGGGCCAGTGTACCTTGTATACTAGCAACCGTTATTGGTCCTAATGGTTATGTTGGAATCAACCACCAAAATTATTAAGCCCTTGCTAGGGTCTACTTTTTTTGACACATCCCTTCTAGCAACCAGGGCGAATCTTGCAATAAGTTAACAACCACCTTCATTGGGCCAATCTCCTGCTCAGCCAACATGTTCCAATTAACACGTAAAAAATATTTAACCCTAGAGGCGTGATTGGTAATGCGTATCAGCCCAAAGGACAGGCGGAGCACATGCAACACTGTCATGTTTGGTTGCTTGCACTTAGCTAATATAGCCAAGTCAAGATTGTGTTTGGTTGCTCGCACGAGAACATATTGCATGAGATAAATTAGGTACATGAATATAATCACATATTTATTATATGCAACTATCGCTTATTGCTCTTTGTTTATCTTGTTATTCCTTAATATTGTTTAAAATATATCAATATCAACTAATATATGTTAGTCATACATTAACAATGTTAATATCTACGTAATTGCTCGCATCTAGCGAGTCTGACCCTAGAGAAACGCTCAAAATTTGCAGGAACCAGGCTAAGGAGAGTTTTTTGCACGAGTTAAATTGTCACACTAAGGAAAACCTTTTGCGTATGGAGCCAATCATAGAGTGCCATACCGACAATTAACCATCAGAAACTTACGTACAGTTTGCTTGGCCAGTATACTCCCTCTATCTTGTAATATAGTATATTCTAGGAATTTTAAGACTTTATGAGAGAACATAAAAAACACATGTACcctcattttatttcctaatcgTGATTAATGGTGATATTGATTGATAAATGGAGAGTATTTAATGTAAAATTGATTTTTATCCTCTAGAATACATTATATTTGaagacaaattttgaatgctagaatACATTATATTACAAGACGAAGGGACTAAGTGACCAATCAATCACATCCAACATTTCCGAAAACCTAGTCGTAACAGCTAGCTAGAAGCTCAATTGAGCCCTTGCCAATACCACGGCTGGGGATGGAGAAAATTTTGCTGCTGACTGAGGAACTCCCAATTCCAAATGCCCAGGTACCTGAATCTCAATGCGCGTGTTCTCAAGTTCGGAATTATGTTGAGCCACCATTAGCTCAAGAAAAGTTTGCTTGGAAGAACTAGTAAACTCGTCCATTTTCATGTTGTATCTGATGATCAAATACAACTACCCGCAGGCTGCAGGTGCCCCGCTGTCTGTACTCACCAATTACTACCATACAAGATATAACGGAACAGCACACCAGACAATTTATTAAACTTTGTAACTGATATAGTTATTATGCAAGCAGACAGCAGTACACGAAAGATAAACCATGAATGTACCATGTGAATCATGGCAGAGTCAAGCTGCAGAGTAAATAGGCTGTTAATAAACGACTCACTGATTTTAATACACGATAGTCTGACAGTGAAATACATATCAATTGCTATGATGTCCTCCAGGACATTGAAGCATGTTTATTCATCTGTTATAAGCAGTCATCAGGCAGAACGATTGTGCACTTATTAGCCGCAGCAGGATCCACAAGCAGGGAGAGAACCTGAAATCAGAACTGATGTTTAGAAAACTGAAGTTCACAATGGTGAATTGGGGCAGTGTagtccagaaatcagcacatacTGTGGTCATTGGATCGGATGTCAGATAGAGTGCGAGGACCGCGTGAaccacctccacctccgccgccaaatcctccacctccaccaccaaatGGGCcccgtccaccaccaccaccaccaccaccaggtcCACCATCCCACTTCTTACCAGCACCATTTCGTTTCTTGTAGCTGTCAGTTTTGTCCACCTAAAAGGTTCAAGTACAAGGATTAGATTCTGTTTTCTCAAATCTTGAAATTACATGCAACAAAATGAAAAGTAAGCCGTGAGATTGATTACTTACTGAGAACAGTGTGTCAAAGAAGATCCTGATGAAGTTCACAATAGCCCGAAAGAAGTCTGAGATTATGCTCAGTCGCCATATAGTCTGCTTGTCTTTGACAACACCTGCAAGACAATACAGATGAAAATGAGCTTTCCTCTGATTTGATAGATTACAAATACAAGCCCCGCCTATAAGTAAGAATAACGAAAAGGCAATCCAGTGTGTATGTTTGTGTTGACGAGGGCGAATGGAGGGCGACGGACTAAAATGGAATCCTAACGGACTAAAATGGAATCCTAACAATTTCAAGAATGAAATGGTACAAGCATTTACATCCGACGCATATCCGACGTGGTTTATCCAAATATCTGCATGTTTTTTCAGAAAAAATTCAAAGACCCTTCAAATTCTTCAAAACTGAATGCAATAACCTCCTGTTGCGTCCACCTGAGTTGAAATACCTCTATCAACTTTGCCAAAAGGTTTTCAAGAATAACCTGGCCACTAGTACATACTTATCCATTAGACAAGCATTCAAATTTGATGCAACTACCCAATGTGGTATATCGAAATAACTGCATGTTGTTCAGAAACAATTATAAGCTACCTGATTGTAATTTGATGCTTAAAATCAGGACCAAAATATTGTTCTTCTTTTCTCGAATCTTTATGTTCAGAAAAGGAAAAGGGGGTAAAAGAGCCCCAACAAACAAGGAACCACACAAACATTCATACACCCCAACAAAGACACAGAAACTCAGCCCAGAAAGATCAGAGTTGCACCTTTGTTTTACAAGAAAAGCTGACCATAAACTACCGCAAACAGATATTGTGATCATTTGATGTTTTGCCACAATGAATTACTTTTGTAAACATGTGATATGTCACTTCAGTCTGT
It encodes:
- the LOC136502081 gene encoding uncharacterized protein; translation: MAYVERGVVKDKQTIWRLSIISDFFRAIVNFIRIFFDTLFSVDKTDSYKKRNGAGKKWDGGPGGGGGGGGRGPFGGGGGGFGGGGGGGSRGPRTLSDIRSNDHSSLPACGSCCG